In Scomber japonicus isolate fScoJap1 chromosome 7, fScoJap1.pri, whole genome shotgun sequence, one genomic interval encodes:
- the LOC128361428 gene encoding basigin-like has product MKLLWAISALLLSCWRASASTGPNIIAEPPEVVNQTSARLSCNLTDSGLVIKGSHWEHNGKILENTNTESSESSISLELEKITHSSGGKYECVFNTDPVVKKTIEVKTLPHVSAYKHSEHGNEKDKGVMVCVSHGYPLPTDWYWYKEMQDGQEPIINGTGEKYEIKSTPNRTTLTVADLSIENDIGNYICAGTNVLGTATDTIHLRVRSRLAALWPFLGIVAEVIILVAIIFIYEKRRKPDEVNDDDDSGSAPLKSNSNANHKDKNVRQRNSN; this is encoded by the exons GCCCGAACATCATTGCAGAACCTCCTGAGGTCGTCAACCAGACCTCTGCTAGGCTCAGCTGCAATTTGACGGATTCTGGCCTTGTCATCAAGGGCTCCCACTGGGAACACAACGGCAAAATCCTTGAAAATACCAATACCGAGAGCTCCGAGTCATCAATATCCCTTGA GTTGGAGAAGATCACCCACAGTTCTGGTGGaaagtatgaatgtgtgttcaACACTGATCCAGTGGTGAAGAAGACGATTGAAGTCAAAA CACTTCCCCATGTTTCAGCCTACAAGCACTCTGAGCATGGCAATGAGAAGGACAAAGGTGTAATGGTCTGTGTGAGCCATGGCTACCCACTGCCCACTGACTGGTACTGGTACAAAGAGATGCAAGATGGCCAAGAG CCCATCATCAACGGTACCGGTGAGAAATATGAGATCAAGAGCACCCCTAACAGGACCACTCTGACCGTTGCGGATCTGAGCATTGAAAACGACATCGGAAACTACATCTGTGCTGGAACTAACGTGCTTGGCACAGCCACCGACACGATCCACCTGCGTGTCCGCAGTCGCCTGGCTGCTCTCTGGCCCTTCCTCGGCATTGTGGCTGAGGTCATCATCCTGGTGGCCATCATCTTCATCTatgagaaaaggagaaagcCTGATGAGGTCAATGACG ATGACGACTCAGGATCCGCTCCTCT GAAGAGCAACTCTAATGCAAATCACAAAGACAAGAATGTGAGGCAAAGGAATTCTAACTAG